Proteins encoded together in one Telopea speciosissima isolate NSW1024214 ecotype Mountain lineage chromosome 4, Tspe_v1, whole genome shotgun sequence window:
- the LOC122659804 gene encoding glutathione S-transferase F13-like → MALKIHGIPMSTCTARVLTCLHEKGLEFELAPVNLSVGEHKQTPFLSKNPFGQIPVLEDGDLTLFESRAITMYVSKKYKEKGEDLLRLKGDDLKEQAMVGVWVEVESQQYSPAITPIISEYFLAPMHGKTPDEKVIEAGVEKFGKVLDVYETRLCQSKYLAGDFYSLADLHHLSYTHYFMKTPWASLINSRPHVKAWWDNISSRSAFQKVSQAMTFGDKK, encoded by the exons ATGGCACTGAAGATCCATGGAATTCCCATGTCAACCTGTACCGCGCGTGTGCTAACATGTCTACACGAGAAGGGCTTAGAGTTTGAGCTCGCCCCTGTCAATCTCTCCGTCGGCGAGCACAAGCAAACTCCTTTCCTCTCTAAGAAT CCATTTGGTCAGATTCCAGTACTGGAAGATGGTGATCTGACGCTATTCGAATCAAGAGCAATAACGATGTATGTGTCGAAGAAGTACAAGGAGAAGGGTGAGGATCTGTTGAGGCTGAAAGGAGATGATTTGAAGGAACAGGCGATGGTAGGTGTGTGGGTAGAGGTGGAATCACAGCAATACTCCCCTGCCATTACCCCAATCATCTCTGAGTACTTCTTGGCTCCAATGCACGGCAAGACACCAGATGAGAAGGTGATTGAGGCTGGGGTGGAGAAGTTTGGGAAGGTATTGGATGTGTATGAAACAAGGCTGTGTCAGAGCAAGTACTTGGCCGGCGACTTCTACAGTCTTGCCGATCTGCACCATCTCTCTTATACCCATTACTTCATGAAGACTCCATGGGCATCACTCATCAACTCCCGTCCTCATGTCAAGGCTTGGTGGGATAACATCTCCTCTAGATCTGCTTTTCAGAAGGTCTCTCAGGCCATGACTTTTGGTGAtaagaaatag